The Candidatus Poribacteria bacterium genome contains the following window.
ACACATGTCGCCCCTCCGGGGCTTGCCAGGTTGCCTCCGATGATTTATGAAAAAGCACCTAAAAATGCTCTGAAAATAACGCATCCTATTTCAAAGTAGCAACTTAGGTTAANNNNNNNNNNNNNNNNNNNNNNNNNNNNNNNNNNNNNNNNNNNNNNNNCAATAATCCACCTCTTTTACAGATGAAAAATGATTAAAGCGAACTCACATTTTATTATCAAACTCACGTTAGGTTACTTGATTATTAACATTTTTCGCGTTCCGATGAAATCTCCTGTCGTTAGGGTATAGAAATAGATACCACTCGCGACAGACTCACCCACGTCATTTTTTCCATCCCAATACGCCGCACGGCTGTGGTTCTGATAGATACCAGCAGGTGTATACCCCAAAGTCAAGGTCCGAACCAATATCCCATTCACAGAATAGATACGCAAGGTAACCTCCGCTGCTTCGGAGAGTTGATAGGGTATCCATGTCTCTGGATTGAATGGGTTCGGATA
Protein-coding sequences here:
- a CDS encoding T9SS type A sorting domain-containing protein is translated as VAQQMGNSAAAAPSVIAAMKNGELNPTMIQAWIEQAQIEDDGSIAFREGIAFLQNLLALLIPEETVLLPNYPNPFNPETWIPYQLSEAAEVTLRIYSVNGILVRTLTLGYTPAGIYQNHSRAAYWDGKNDVGESVASGIYFYTLTTGDFIGTRKMLIIK